Proteins encoded together in one Bosea sp. (in: a-proteobacteria) window:
- a CDS encoding ribbon-helix-helix domain-containing protein, translating to MRPERKRSLSIAGHRTSLSLEAPFWEALKEIAASEGRPLAALVAEVDSGRGETNLSSALRLHALAHYRRLAGL from the coding sequence ATGAGGCCTGAGCGCAAGCGCTCGCTCAGCATCGCCGGCCACCGCACCAGCCTCTCGCTGGAAGCCCCCTTCTGGGAGGCGCTGAAGGAGATCGCGGCAAGCGAGGGCCGCCCGCTCGCCGCCCTCGTCGCCGAGGTCGATTCCGGCCGGGGCGAAACGAACCTCTCCTCCGCGCTCAGGCTCCATGCGCTCGCCCATTATCGCAGGCTGGCGGGTCTTTAG
- a CDS encoding DUF4169 family protein: protein MAEIVNLRQVRKQKARAEAEKTAAQNRIAFGRTKAERALTEAERDKAARHIDGHRLDRDEPEPA from the coding sequence ATGGCCGAGATCGTCAATCTCCGTCAGGTCCGCAAGCAGAAGGCGCGCGCCGAGGCCGAAAAGACCGCCGCGCAGAACCGCATCGCCTTCGGCCGGACCAAGGCCGAGCGCGCCCTGACCGAGGCCGAGCGCGACAAGGCCGCCCGCCATATCGACGGCCACAGGCTCGACCGCGACGAGCCGGAGCCGGCATGA
- the fumC gene encoding class II fumarate hydratase: MSETRTETDSFGPIAVPADRYWGAQTQRSLENFRIGGESERMPLPLVHALVLVKKAAASVNAGLGLIDRRVAEAIGKAADEALAGRFDGDFPLVIWQTGSGTQSNMNANEVLANRANELLGAGRGAKSPVHPNDHVNRGQSSNDSFPTAMHVAAALEITQRLLPALRGLERALAAKAEAFRDLVKIGRTHLQDATPVTLGQEFSGYAMQLDLGIARIEAALGGLHALAQGGTAVGTGLNAHPDFAARFAAEIATLTGLPFRSADNKFEALASHGALAFAHGALAALAADLFKIANDIRLMGSGPRSGLGEISLPENEPGSSIMPGKVNPTQAEALTMVATRVHGNQATIGFAASQGHFELNVFKPVIAAAFLQSVRLLADAAESFRVNCVEGIEANEARLEDLLSRSLMLVTALAPAIGYDKAAGIAKAAHHNGTTLREEALKAGVDAALFDSTVKPELMLGPA; the protein is encoded by the coding sequence ATGAGCGAGACGCGCACCGAAACCGATTCCTTCGGCCCGATCGCGGTTCCGGCGGATCGCTACTGGGGCGCGCAGACGCAGCGCTCGCTGGAGAATTTCCGCATCGGCGGCGAGAGCGAGCGTATGCCGCTGCCGCTGGTCCATGCGCTGGTGCTGGTCAAGAAGGCGGCGGCTTCCGTCAATGCCGGACTGGGCCTCATCGACCGGCGCGTCGCCGAGGCGATTGGAAAGGCGGCGGACGAGGCGCTCGCCGGCCGGTTCGACGGCGATTTCCCGCTGGTGATCTGGCAGACCGGCTCCGGCACCCAGTCCAACATGAACGCCAACGAGGTGCTGGCCAACCGCGCCAACGAGCTGCTCGGCGCGGGGCGCGGCGCCAAGAGCCCGGTCCATCCCAACGACCACGTCAATCGCGGCCAGTCCTCGAACGATTCCTTCCCGACCGCGATGCATGTCGCCGCGGCGCTCGAGATCACGCAGCGGCTCCTGCCGGCGTTGCGCGGCCTCGAACGGGCGCTCGCCGCCAAGGCCGAAGCCTTCAGGGACCTCGTCAAGATCGGCCGCACCCATCTCCAGGACGCGACCCCGGTCACGCTCGGCCAGGAATTCTCCGGCTATGCGATGCAGCTTGATCTCGGCATCGCGCGGATCGAGGCGGCGCTCGGCGGGCTCCATGCATTGGCGCAGGGCGGCACTGCGGTCGGCACCGGCCTCAACGCCCATCCCGATTTCGCCGCCCGCTTCGCTGCGGAGATCGCGACGCTGACCGGCCTGCCCTTCCGCAGCGCCGACAACAAGTTCGAGGCGCTGGCGAGCCATGGCGCGCTGGCCTTTGCCCATGGCGCGCTCGCCGCACTCGCCGCCGACCTGTTCAAGATCGCCAACGACATCCGCCTGATGGGCTCCGGCCCGCGCTCGGGGCTCGGCGAGATCAGCCTGCCGGAGAACGAGCCCGGCTCCTCGATCATGCCCGGCAAGGTCAATCCGACGCAGGCCGAGGCGCTGACCATGGTCGCGACCCGCGTCCACGGCAACCAGGCGACGATCGGCTTCGCCGCCTCCCAGGGCCATTTCGAGCTCAACGTCTTCAAGCCGGTGATCGCGGCGGCGTTCCTTCAGTCCGTGCGGCTGCTGGCCGACGCGGCCGAGAGCTTCCGGGTCAACTGCGTCGAGGGCATCGAGGCCAACGAGGCGCGGCTCGAGGACCTGCTCTCGCGCTCGCTGATGCTGGTGACGGCGCTGGCGCCGGCGATCGGCTACGACAAGGCGGCCGGCATCGCCAAGGCGGCGCATCACAACGGCACGACCTTGCGCGAGGAGGCGCTCAAGGCCGGCGTCGACGCCGCGCTGTTCGACTCTACGGTCAAGCCCGAGCTGATGCTCGGCCCGGCCTGA
- a CDS encoding SspB family protein, producing the protein MSKDVLRYDLMVQDALKGVVRKILAEAARDGLPGEHHFYVTFRTGAPGVRLSQRLREKHPEEMTIVLQHQFWDLSVSDHAFEVGLSFSGVPERLLVPFDAISTFFDPSVQFGLKFEAQGEAEEAAAAPEAAPPEAQPAPARILPAAKGRAPAAESVAAEKAEPASAEGESRAGAEVVSLDSFRKKP; encoded by the coding sequence ATGTCCAAGGATGTTCTGCGTTACGATCTCATGGTGCAGGACGCGCTGAAGGGCGTGGTCCGCAAGATCCTGGCGGAGGCGGCGCGCGACGGGCTGCCCGGCGAGCATCATTTCTACGTCACCTTCCGGACCGGGGCGCCGGGCGTGCGCCTGTCGCAGCGCCTGCGCGAGAAGCATCCCGAGGAGATGACGATCGTCCTGCAGCACCAGTTCTGGGATTTGAGCGTCAGCGACCACGCTTTCGAGGTGGGCCTGTCCTTCTCGGGCGTGCCGGAGCGGCTGCTCGTGCCCTTCGACGCGATCTCGACCTTCTTCGACCCTTCCGTCCAGTTCGGCCTGAAATTCGAGGCGCAGGGCGAGGCCGAGGAGGCCGCCGCCGCGCCCGAGGCTGCGCCGCCGGAGGCTCAGCCCGCCCCTGCCAGGATCCTGCCGGCCGCCAAGGGCAGGGCGCCCGCCGCCGAGTCCGTCGCGGCCGAAAAGGCCGAGCCGGCTTCCGCCGAGGGCGAGAGCCGGGCCGGCGCCGAGGTGGTCAGCCTCGATTCCTTCCGCAAGAAGCCCTGA
- a CDS encoding thymidylate synthase translates to MRPYHDLIRRVLSEGVRKDDRTGTGTLAVFGHQMRFDLAEGFPLVTTKKLHLKSIVHELIWFLRGDTNIGYLRENGVTIWDEWADANGDLGPVYGKQWRSWAAPDGGVIDQIAWVVNEIRRNPDSRRLIVSAWNPADIPKMALAPCHCLFQFFVADGKLSCQLYQRSADVFLGVPFNIASYALLTHMVAQVTGLGVGAFVHSFGDAHLYVNHLDQARLQLSREPRPLPRLSLNPAVTRLEDFRFADVTIDGYDPHPAIKAPIAV, encoded by the coding sequence ATGCGCCCGTATCACGACCTCATCCGCCGCGTCCTGAGCGAGGGCGTCCGCAAGGACGACCGCACCGGCACCGGCACGCTCGCCGTCTTCGGCCACCAGATGCGCTTCGACCTGGCGGAGGGGTTTCCGCTGGTGACGACCAAGAAGCTGCACCTGAAATCGATCGTCCACGAGTTGATCTGGTTCCTGCGCGGCGACACCAATATCGGCTATCTCAGGGAGAACGGCGTCACCATCTGGGACGAATGGGCCGATGCCAACGGCGATCTCGGCCCGGTCTACGGAAAGCAATGGCGCTCCTGGGCGGCGCCGGACGGTGGGGTGATCGACCAGATCGCCTGGGTCGTGAACGAAATTCGCCGCAACCCGGATTCGCGCCGGCTGATCGTCTCGGCCTGGAACCCGGCCGACATCCCGAAGATGGCGCTGGCGCCCTGCCACTGCCTGTTCCAGTTCTTCGTGGCGGATGGCAAGCTCTCCTGCCAGCTCTACCAGCGCTCGGCCGACGTCTTCCTCGGCGTGCCGTTCAACATCGCGAGCTATGCTCTCCTGACGCATATGGTGGCGCAGGTGACGGGGCTCGGCGTCGGCGCCTTCGTCCATTCCTTCGGCGACGCGCATCTCTACGTGAACCATCTCGATCAGGCCCGGCTGCAATTGTCCCGCGAGCCGCGGCCCCTGCCGAGGCTTTCGCTCAACCCGGCGGTGACGCGGCTGGAGGATTTCCGCTTCGCCGACGTGACGATCGACGGCTACGATCCCCATCCCGCGATCAAGGCGCCGATCGCCGTATGA
- a CDS encoding GNAT family N-acetyltransferase, with translation MTFTIRPARPGEAGLVLDFIRELAVYEKLLHEVVATEAGIAAALFGPEPKVFCDIAEWEGEPVGFAVWFYTYSTFNGRHGIWLEDLYVRAAARGRGIGKALIAGLARRCVAEGLPRLAWWVLNWNEPSRVFYRALGAVAQDEWTVKRLEGEALARLGAEG, from the coding sequence ATGACGTTCACCATCCGCCCCGCCCGCCCCGGCGAAGCCGGGCTCGTGCTCGATTTCATCCGCGAGCTTGCCGTCTACGAGAAGCTGCTGCACGAGGTCGTCGCGACCGAGGCCGGGATCGCGGCCGCCCTGTTCGGGCCGGAGCCGAAGGTGTTCTGCGACATCGCCGAATGGGAGGGCGAGCCGGTCGGCTTCGCGGTCTGGTTCTACACCTATTCGACCTTCAATGGCCGGCACGGCATCTGGCTGGAGGACCTCTATGTCCGGGCGGCTGCGCGCGGGCGCGGCATCGGCAAGGCGCTGATCGCGGGGCTGGCGCGACGCTGCGTCGCGGAGGGTTTGCCGCGGCTCGCCTGGTGGGTGCTGAACTGGAACGAGCCTTCGCGCGTTTTCTATCGCGCGCTCGGCGCCGTGGCGCAGGACGAGTGGACCGTGAAGCGGCTGGAGGGCGAGGCGCTGGCGCGGCTCGGCGCGGAGGGTTGA
- a CDS encoding dihydrofolate reductase, with amino-acid sequence MEKRPIVLIAAVADNHVIGDDNRLIWRQRADLRRFRSLTLGRPVLMGRKTFASIGKPLPGRETIVLTRDAGFAAQGVHVARSLDEGLGIGQRLAAESGADCLVVAGGAEVYRQALPLADRLELTLVHASPRGDALFPDWEREAFRAGANEHHPADAENEHAYTFVTWSRRG; translated from the coding sequence ATGGAGAAACGTCCGATCGTGCTGATCGCGGCTGTCGCCGACAACCATGTGATCGGCGACGACAACCGGCTGATCTGGCGGCAGAGGGCCGATCTCAGGCGCTTCCGCAGCCTGACGCTGGGGCGTCCCGTCCTGATGGGCCGCAAGACCTTCGCCTCGATCGGCAAGCCGCTGCCGGGGCGTGAGACCATCGTGCTGACCCGCGATGCGGGCTTTGCGGCGCAAGGGGTGCATGTCGCCCGCTCGCTCGACGAGGGGCTCGGCATCGGGCAGCGGCTGGCGGCGGAAAGCGGGGCCGATTGCCTCGTCGTCGCCGGCGGCGCCGAGGTCTACCGGCAGGCGCTGCCGCTGGCCGACCGGCTGGAGCTGACCCTCGTCCATGCCAGCCCGCGCGGGGACGCGCTGTTCCCCGACTGGGAGCGCGAGGCTTTCCGCGCCGGCGCCAACGAGCACCACCCCGCCGACGCCGAGAACGAGCACGCCTATACCTTCGTCACCTGGAGCCGGCGCGGCTGA
- the hflK gene encoding FtsH protease activity modulator HflK — protein MPWSNQSGGGSGGGGPWGQRGGSGGGGPWGGGSGGGGNGNPPDLEEILRRSQDRLKNLVPGGNIGGRGLLIGALALILVWLGSGVYFVRPNEVGLNVVFGRFTGKTGEGMNWNWPYPVGNVIKPQVTNVITTEVGFRTVESVRASRQTDVTEESLMLTGDENIVDIDFIVQWQIDPAQPENYVFNIQDPSGTVKAVAESAMREIIGKRNIQPVLTTDRGAIEAEVRQLMQDTLNGYNAGVQIRLVQLQKVDPPQQVIDAFRDVQAARADQERLRNEAQTYANRVVPEARGRAAALVQSAEAFKEQTVAEARGQASRFNAVYEQYKNAPGVTRERLFLETMERVMGGTDKIILDSTGNGQGVVPYLPLDQIQQRRPAPTQQQGGTQR, from the coding sequence ATGCCTTGGAGCAATCAGAGCGGCGGTGGCAGCGGCGGGGGAGGTCCCTGGGGTCAGCGCGGAGGTAGCGGCGGCGGCGGTCCCTGGGGCGGCGGTTCCGGCGGTGGAGGCAACGGCAACCCGCCCGATCTGGAGGAGATCCTGCGGCGCAGCCAGGACAGGCTGAAGAACCTCGTGCCGGGCGGCAATATCGGCGGGCGCGGGCTCCTCATCGGCGCGCTCGCGCTGATCTTGGTCTGGCTCGGTTCCGGCGTCTATTTCGTGCGGCCCAACGAGGTCGGCCTCAACGTCGTCTTCGGCCGCTTCACCGGCAAGACCGGCGAAGGCATGAACTGGAACTGGCCCTATCCGGTCGGCAACGTGATCAAGCCGCAGGTGACCAACGTCATCACCACCGAGGTCGGTTTCCGCACGGTCGAATCGGTGAGGGCCTCGCGCCAGACCGACGTCACCGAGGAGAGCCTGATGCTCACCGGCGACGAGAACATCGTCGACATCGATTTCATCGTGCAGTGGCAGATCGACCCGGCCCAGCCCGAGAACTACGTCTTCAACATCCAGGATCCGTCGGGCACGGTGAAGGCCGTGGCCGAGAGCGCGATGCGCGAGATCATCGGCAAGCGCAACATCCAGCCGGTGCTGACCACCGATCGCGGCGCGATCGAGGCCGAAGTGCGCCAGCTGATGCAGGACACGCTCAACGGCTACAATGCCGGCGTGCAGATCCGCCTGGTCCAGCTCCAGAAGGTCGATCCGCCGCAGCAGGTCATCGACGCCTTCCGCGACGTCCAGGCGGCGCGCGCCGACCAGGAGCGCCTGCGCAACGAGGCGCAGACCTATGCCAACCGCGTCGTGCCCGAGGCCCGCGGCCGGGCGGCGGCCCTGGTCCAGTCGGCCGAAGCCTTCAAGGAGCAGACCGTCGCCGAGGCGCGCGGCCAGGCGAGCCGCTTCAACGCGGTCTACGAGCAATACAAGAACGCTCCGGGCGTGACGCGCGAGCGTCTCTTCCTGGAGACGATGGAACGCGTGATGGGCGGGACCGACAAGATCATCCTCGACTCGACGGGCAACGGGCAGGGCGTGGTGCCCTATCTGCCGCTCGACCAGATCCAGCAGCGCCGCCCGGCGCCCACGCAGCAGCAGGGAGGGACCCAGCGATGA
- the hflC gene encoding protease modulator HflC yields MNASVLRATLLVVVAAAAVLFYACTFVVSQTQSALVLRLGAVRSVVTAPGLYFKLPAPFDQVTTLDNRILDLDLPAQEIIASDQKRLVVDAFTRYRISDPLRFYQAVNNIPRANSQLASIVNGNVRTVLAEASFIAMVRTERSRLMNRIRDDVNREAARFGMSVVDVRLRRVDLPAANSAAVFQRMQTERQREAAEARALGGQQAQEIKARAERDSTVIVAEAQQRSDEIRGEGEGERNKIFAEAFGKDPDFFAFYRSMQAYEASIRAGDTRMVLTPDSPFFRFFNGPNPPRQDGQGAAAAPAAPAPARP; encoded by the coding sequence ATGAACGCTTCCGTCCTGCGCGCGACGCTTCTCGTCGTGGTCGCCGCCGCCGCCGTCCTGTTCTATGCCTGCACCTTCGTGGTCTCGCAGACGCAGTCGGCGCTCGTCCTGCGGCTCGGCGCGGTGCGCAGCGTCGTCACGGCGCCCGGGCTCTACTTCAAGCTGCCAGCGCCCTTCGACCAGGTGACCACGCTCGACAACCGCATCCTCGATCTCGACCTGCCGGCCCAGGAAATCATCGCCTCGGACCAGAAGCGCCTCGTCGTCGATGCCTTCACCCGCTACCGGATCTCCGATCCGCTGCGCTTCTACCAGGCGGTCAACAACATCCCGCGGGCGAATTCGCAGCTCGCCTCGATCGTGAACGGCAATGTCCGCACCGTGCTGGCGGAGGCGAGCTTCATCGCGATGGTGCGCACCGAGCGCTCGCGGCTGATGAACCGCATCCGCGACGACGTGAACCGCGAGGCCGCCCGCTTCGGCATGTCGGTGGTCGACGTCAGGCTCAGGCGCGTCGACCTGCCGGCGGCGAACTCGGCGGCGGTGTTCCAGCGCATGCAGACCGAGCGCCAGCGCGAGGCGGCGGAAGCGCGCGCGCTCGGCGGCCAGCAGGCACAGGAGATCAAGGCGCGGGCCGAGAGGGATTCCACCGTGATCGTCGCCGAGGCGCAGCAGCGCTCCGACGAGATCCGCGGCGAGGGCGAGGGCGAGCGCAACAAGATCTTCGCCGAAGCCTTCGGCAAGGATCCGGACTTCTTCGCCTTCTACCGCTCGATGCAGGCCTATGAAGCCAGCATCAGGGCGGGGGACACGCGGATGGTGCTGACGCCTGATTCGCCGTTCTTCCGCTTCTTCAACGGCCCCAACCCCCCGCGCCAGGACGGGCAGGGCGCCGCGGCGGCCCCGGCCGCGCCCGCGCCGGCCCGGCCCTGA